A DNA window from Flavobacteriales bacterium contains the following coding sequences:
- a CDS encoding M1 family peptidase gives MAMSYYPKEGNPLWEQYSTKAVAQTLETYSKHTFDYPYPVAISVHTKWIGMEYPMICFNGGRPAADGTYSARTKHGMISVIIHEVGHNYFPMIVASDERQWTWMDEGLNTFLQYLTEQEFDRNYPSRRGEPRNIVDYMKGDKDKISPIMTNSESIHQFGNNAYGKPATALNILRETIMGRELFDHAFKEYSQRWMFKHPEPADLFRSMEDASAVDLDWFWRGWFFTNEHVDLSIDKVVWYTIKDMDPEAMEKARQEEEAEEAPMRNYERNLGDIPETRLEKDPTLNDFYTRPEERYGITDEERHAFTDFKDALTEEEKAMYYSGDQFYEITFSNHGGLVMPLIVKFDYVDGSSEIIHVPAEIWKKNHETVTKVFKVEKEAKAIYLDPYQETADVDMNNNAWPSISYPSRFELFKQNYAGWGGGGPNEMQKKGLGKKKEGEE, from the coding sequence ATGGCCATGAGCTATTATCCCAAAGAGGGCAATCCACTGTGGGAGCAGTACAGCACCAAGGCTGTTGCCCAAACACTGGAGACCTATTCCAAGCACACCTTCGACTATCCCTATCCGGTGGCCATATCGGTCCATACCAAATGGATCGGGATGGAATACCCCATGATCTGCTTCAACGGTGGGAGACCGGCTGCAGATGGCACCTACTCGGCACGCACCAAGCATGGGATGATCTCAGTGATCATCCATGAGGTGGGGCATAATTACTTCCCTATGATCGTGGCCAGTGATGAGCGTCAATGGACTTGGATGGATGAAGGACTGAACACCTTCCTTCAGTATCTCACCGAGCAGGAATTCGATCGCAATTATCCATCGCGCAGAGGGGAACCGCGGAACATCGTGGACTATATGAAAGGGGATAAGGATAAGATCTCACCCATCATGACCAACTCGGAGAGCATCCATCAGTTCGGGAACAATGCCTATGGCAAACCGGCCACGGCACTGAATATCCTGCGTGAGACCATCATGGGTCGCGAACTGTTCGATCATGCATTCAAGGAGTATTCGCAGCGCTGGATGTTCAAGCATCCAGAGCCTGCCGATCTCTTCCGAAGCATGGAAGATGCCTCGGCTGTGGATCTGGATTGGTTCTGGAGAGGTTGGTTCTTTACCAATGAGCATGTGGATCTGAGCATTGATAAAGTCGTGTGGTACACCATCAAGGATATGGATCCCGAGGCGATGGAGAAGGCCCGCCAGGAGGAAGAGGCAGAGGAAGCTCCTATGCGGAATTACGAACGCAATCTGGGAGACATTCCCGAAACACGATTGGAGAAGGACCCAACGCTCAATGATTTCTACACACGGCCAGAAGAGCGCTATGGTATCACTGACGAAGAGCGCCATGCATTCACCGATTTCAAGGATGCCCTGACCGAGGAGGAAAAGGCTATGTACTACAGCGGTGACCAATTCTATGAGATCACCTTCAGCAATCACGGAGGATTGGTCATGCCATTGATCGTGAAATTCGACTATGTGGATGGCAGCTCAGAGATCATCCATGTGCCGGCCGAGATATGGAAGAAGAACCATGAAACGGTCACCAAAGTCTTCAAGGTGGAGAAAGAGGCCAAGGCCATATACTTGGATCCCTACCAGGAAACAGCCGATGTGGATATGAATAACAATGCGTGGCCCAGCATAAGTTACCCGAGCCGTTTCGAACTCTTCAAACAGAACTATGCTGGCTGGGGTGGCGGAGGCCCGAACGAGATGCAGAAGAAAGGCTTAGGCAAGAAGAAAGA